Proteins from a genomic interval of Syngnathus acus chromosome 4, fSynAcu1.2, whole genome shotgun sequence:
- the hyi gene encoding putative hydroxypyruvate isomerase — MTRYICVFLLPLTSQLPARESSLTCWGLWGKPLKMSSSAAALRFCANISWLFTELPDFPQRMHAAAAAGFRAVEAAWLYDADPLELRRAKDDNGLEVVLINTPPGDLMAGELGLAAVPGREEDFKRGLDQAIEYARALDCKRIHLMAGRVPAGMDGGPAVVREMEAVFVRNLNYAAKLLSKEGMTGLIEPINTRVTDARYFLSSPHYAATILGKVAKGNIKLQMDVFHWQIMDGNLTQNMQRYLPLLGHVQVAQVPGRNEPDSEGEINYNYIFSMLEALGYRGYVGCEYKPLGSTQEGLGWLKDYWTRRK; from the exons ATGACGAGATACATTTGCGTCTTTCTACTTCCGCTTACCTCACAGCTGCCCGCACGTGAAAGTTCGTTGACTTGTTGGGGGCTGTGGGGGAAACCTTTAAAGATGTCGTCGTCCGCTGCAGCGCTTCGCTTCTGCGCCAACATTAGTTGGCTGTTCACCGAGCTGCCAGACTTCCCGCAGCGGATGCACGCGGCTGCTGCGGCCGGCTTCCGAGCGGTGGAGGCAGCCTGGCTCTATGACGCCGACCCGCTGGAACTCCGACGGGCCAAAGACGACAACGGCCTGGAGGTCGTCCTCATCAATACGCCGCCCG GTGACCTCATGGCGGGCGAGCTGGGCTTGGCGGCGGTACCGGGACGAGAAGAAGACTTCAAACGAGGGCTGGATCAGGCCATCGAGTACGCACGAGCTCTGGACTGCAAAAg GATTCACTTGATGGCCGGCCGGGTTCCGGCGGGGATGGATGGTGGCCCTGCGGTCGTTCGGGAGATGGAGGCGGTCTTCGTGCGGAACCTCAACTACGCTGCCAAGCTGCTTTCGAAG GAAGGAATGACTGGCCTGATTGAGCCCATCAACACGCGGGTGACTGACGCTCGATATTTCCTGTCGTCGCCTCACTACG CTGCCACCATTTTGGGAAAAGTTGCCAAAGGTAACATCAAACTGCAAATG GATGTTTTCCATTGGCAAATTATGGATGGGAACCTGACGCAAAACATGCAGCGATACTTGCCGCTACTGG GTCACGTACAGGTGGCTCAGGTTCCCGGCAGGAACGAGCCAGACAGCGAGGGCGAGATCAACTACAACTATATCTTCTCCATGCTGGAAGCGCTTGGCTACCGTGGCTACGTCGGCTGCGAATACAAGCCGCTAG GGAGCACGCAGGAAGGTTTGGGTTGGCTCAAAGATTACTGGACACGCAGGAAGTGA